In the genome of Armatimonadota bacterium, one region contains:
- a CDS encoding DNA-protecting protein DprA, giving the protein MATEHDLIFWQRLLASEAPPERSWPVAEDFWNGGQDPFTHLTGRERDNADRTSVPSPKIGAPTHIVDARERPELFPARSVPPGVFIVGDPAVLERPLVGIVGTRSASPYGRDVASAFARGLARTGATVVSGGAIGIDAAVHTAVLDDGAPTVAVLPCGADVDYPARHRDLFARIRANGCTVSRFPLGATLLEHWLPWRNRTVAAMCQALIVVEAPERSGSLMTAGFARELGRPVFVVPGPVTGNGFQGSHALIREGATLVDEPGQVAAALGMRSQIRSAPDTDRGGVGDRVLQAVTGLPRSAESIGEETGLPVPDVLHALTLLEIDGEVYRSVEGYARRA; this is encoded by the coding sequence TTGGCCACGGAACACGACCTCATCTTCTGGCAGCGGCTTCTGGCATCGGAAGCGCCGCCGGAGAGGTCGTGGCCCGTGGCCGAGGATTTCTGGAACGGTGGGCAAGACCCCTTCACCCACCTGACCGGACGGGAACGGGACAATGCGGACCGGACCTCGGTCCCGTCTCCTAAAATCGGTGCGCCGACTCACATTGTCGACGCCCGAGAACGCCCGGAGCTTTTTCCGGCCCGGTCGGTCCCTCCCGGCGTCTTCATCGTCGGTGATCCCGCCGTCCTGGAACGGCCCCTCGTCGGCATCGTCGGGACGCGCTCGGCGAGCCCCTATGGCCGAGACGTCGCGTCAGCGTTCGCCCGGGGTCTGGCGAGGACGGGAGCGACGGTCGTCAGCGGCGGCGCGATCGGCATCGACGCAGCCGTCCACACGGCCGTGCTCGATGACGGGGCTCCGACCGTCGCCGTCCTCCCCTGTGGCGCCGACGTCGACTATCCCGCCCGGCACCGCGACCTCTTCGCCAGGATCCGCGCAAACGGGTGTACCGTCAGTCGCTTTCCCCTTGGCGCTACCCTGCTCGAACACTGGCTGCCCTGGCGCAACCGTACCGTCGCGGCCATGTGCCAAGCCCTGATCGTGGTCGAAGCTCCTGAGCGCTCAGGATCTCTGATGACGGCCGGGTTCGCGCGCGAACTCGGGCGCCCCGTATTCGTCGTCCCCGGGCCTGTGACAGGCAACGGGTTTCAGGGTTCGCACGCCTTGATCCGCGAAGGCGCGACACTTGTCGACGAACCTGGACAGGTCGCCGCCGCCCTGGGAATGCGCTCCCAAATCCGATCGGCACCGGACACCGACCGCGGCGGGGTCGGCGATCGCGTGCTCCAGGCTGTCACAGGGCTACCCAGAAGCGCCGAATCGATCGGGGAAGAGACCGGTCTGCCCGTGCCGGACGTCCTTCATGCCCTGACTCTCTTGGAGATCGACGGGGAGGTCTACAGATCGGTCGAAGGGTACGCTCGGCGCGCATGA
- a CDS encoding prepilin-type N-terminal cleavage/methylation domain-containing protein, whose translation MKTTTRPPGTGLAAAFTLIELLVVIAIIAILAAILFPVFAQAKAAAKNTACVSNGRQIGMSVMMYLGDNEDVMPIFYAYNSVPPNGDPAHKGTELLVLPYAKNKDIFKSPWDNGSPYQQRDVPGADSYWKAYGTSYRFTSCLYSVVKGESSQNNNVLDFDRLVNATAMALPAESRILRSEMFPFFSSEKDPGCARYGYDCGSPADYYRQWSGTGGTVIFADGHAKFVTGNGTFDSHVVDRSGHRSGEPNDQSWSGTWYGVCD comes from the coding sequence GTGAAAACAACGACACGCCCTCCGGGCACCGGCCTCGCCGCGGCCTTTACGCTCATCGAGCTCCTCGTCGTCATCGCGATCATCGCGATCCTGGCCGCCATCCTGTTCCCCGTGTTCGCGCAAGCGAAGGCGGCGGCCAAGAACACGGCATGCGTCAGCAACGGCCGCCAGATCGGCATGTCCGTCATGATGTATCTGGGCGACAACGAAGACGTGATGCCGATCTTCTATGCCTACAACTCCGTTCCCCCCAACGGCGACCCCGCGCACAAGGGCACCGAGCTCTTGGTGTTGCCCTATGCGAAGAACAAGGACATTTTCAAGTCGCCTTGGGACAACGGGAGCCCGTACCAGCAACGGGACGTCCCCGGTGCGGACAGCTATTGGAAGGCATATGGCACGTCGTACCGGTTCACGTCCTGTCTTTACTCGGTCGTCAAGGGCGAATCGTCCCAGAACAACAACGTGCTCGACTTCGACCGCCTCGTGAACGCCACGGCCATGGCCCTCCCGGCCGAGTCGAGGATCCTCCGGTCGGAGATGTTCCCGTTCTTCTCGTCGGAGAAGGATCCGGGGTGTGCCCGATATGGCTATGACTGCGGCAGCCCTGCGGACTACTACAGGCAATGGTCGGGAACGGGCGGGACCGTGATCTTCGCGGACGGCCACGCCAAGTTCGTGACCGGAAACGGAACCTTCGACAGTCATGTCGTCGATAGGAGCGGGCACCGGTCGGGGGAACCGAACGACCAAAGCTGGTCGGGGACGTGGTACGGGGTTTGCGACTGA
- the mltG gene encoding endolytic transglycosylase MltG, giving the protein MSRRGKGCGKSCGCASLALAALIGAGAWFAIGLTPTPVGKERYVKFASSTRLHDALVRLEGEGIVKNAMATEAVARVTGRPAEVKSGTYRLKPGLTTDGLFQALSKPVVLRVRTPEGWWIARTAKRLEDSGVCSAEEYRLAAADTSLAQEAGLTVDGSLEGFLFPDTYDFSPATPAVEVVKTQLRTFKRKVGEGDLRRTVTIASLVELEAALDAERSKIAGVIENRLKKNMTLDLDASVLYALQEWRQLPPGFVRTVRSPYNTYLHKGLPPGPIGSPSVKSILAAKRPDTHGYLYYVARPDRSHLFAKTYEEHRENIKKARKEWAAKGRR; this is encoded by the coding sequence ATGTCCCGAAGGGGTAAGGGCTGTGGCAAGAGTTGCGGCTGTGCCTCTCTGGCCTTGGCCGCATTGATCGGGGCCGGGGCCTGGTTCGCCATCGGTCTGACGCCGACCCCGGTCGGGAAAGAGCGCTACGTCAAGTTCGCGTCGTCGACACGGTTGCACGACGCACTCGTACGGCTGGAAGGCGAAGGCATCGTCAAGAACGCGATGGCGACTGAGGCGGTGGCCCGAGTGACGGGAAGGCCCGCAGAGGTGAAGTCGGGCACCTATCGGCTGAAGCCGGGTCTGACGACCGACGGCCTGTTCCAAGCGCTATCGAAGCCCGTCGTCTTGCGCGTCCGGACACCGGAAGGATGGTGGATCGCAAGGACGGCCAAGCGGCTGGAAGACTCGGGCGTCTGTTCCGCCGAGGAGTACCGGCTCGCCGCGGCCGATACGTCGCTCGCCCAGGAGGCGGGACTGACCGTCGACGGTTCGCTGGAAGGTTTCCTGTTTCCCGACACCTACGACTTTTCACCTGCGACTCCCGCGGTAGAGGTCGTGAAGACGCAACTTCGGACGTTTAAGCGCAAAGTCGGCGAGGGCGACCTTCGGAGGACGGTGACGATCGCATCGCTCGTGGAACTGGAAGCAGCCCTGGACGCGGAACGGTCGAAGATTGCCGGCGTCATCGAAAACCGCCTCAAGAAAAACATGACGCTCGATTTGGACGCCAGCGTGCTTTACGCCTTGCAGGAGTGGAGACAGTTGCCGCCCGGGTTCGTCCGTACGGTCCGTTCGCCGTACAACACCTACCTTCACAAGGGTCTGCCGCCTGGCCCGATCGGTTCTCCGAGCGTGAAAAGCATCCTCGCTGCGAAGCGACCCGACACGCACGGGTACCTTTACTACGTGGCCAGGCCCGACAGGAGCCATCTGTTCGCCAAGACGTACGAGGAGCACCGGGAGAACATCAAGAAGGCCCGTAAAGAGTGGGCCGCCAAGGGGCGGCGTTGA
- a CDS encoding threonylcarbamoyl-AMP synthase, which produces MNVLRPSPENIKAAARIIQRGGTVVMPTETVYGLACNALDEEAVAKVFALKGRPDDNPMIVHIADLDGLDQIARNVPAVVRVLAERFWPGPLTMVLEKAEHVPYRTTGGLDTVAVRIPDHPVALALIRECGLPLAAPSANAFTKLSPTSAKDVAPEIAEGAGMVLDGGQCQVGLESTVLDLAGEQVQILRPGGVSRAEVQAVLGMPLGIVPPPSVRKSPGLYRRHYAPRATVKLTDRMRAGEPGLVFGASGGPSQVSMPSEPAAYAANLYSALKRLDDQGHDEIWVELPPETQEWEAVRDRLRKASSR; this is translated from the coding sequence TTGAACGTCCTCCGACCGAGTCCTGAGAACATCAAGGCGGCCGCCCGGATCATCCAGCGGGGTGGGACGGTCGTCATGCCGACCGAAACCGTCTACGGCCTGGCGTGCAACGCCCTGGACGAAGAGGCCGTTGCCAAGGTGTTCGCCTTGAAGGGCCGGCCGGACGACAATCCGATGATCGTCCATATCGCCGATCTCGACGGCCTGGACCAGATCGCGCGGAACGTGCCTGCGGTCGTCCGTGTCTTGGCCGAGAGGTTTTGGCCGGGCCCCTTGACGATGGTGCTCGAAAAGGCCGAGCACGTCCCATATCGGACGACGGGTGGGCTGGACACGGTCGCCGTCCGGATCCCGGACCATCCGGTCGCCTTGGCCTTGATCCGGGAGTGCGGCTTACCGCTCGCTGCCCCCAGCGCGAACGCCTTTACGAAGCTCTCTCCGACGAGCGCCAAGGACGTCGCCCCGGAGATCGCGGAAGGGGCCGGGATGGTCTTGGACGGTGGGCAGTGCCAAGTCGGTTTGGAAAGCACGGTCCTCGACCTGGCCGGCGAACAAGTCCAGATCCTTCGACCGGGAGGCGTGTCCAGGGCGGAAGTCCAGGCTGTCCTGGGTATGCCGTTGGGCATCGTCCCTCCTCCGTCCGTCAGGAAGTCCCCTGGGCTTTATCGCCGCCACTATGCGCCGCGTGCGACCGTTAAGCTGACGGACCGTATGAGGGCGGGCGAGCCAGGTCTCGTGTTCGGCGCTTCGGGCGGCCCGTCGCAGGTTTCCATGCCTAGCGAACCGGCCGCCTATGCGGCGAACCTCTACAGCGCTCTGAAGCGGCTAGACGACCAGGGCCACGACGAGATCTGGGTCGAGCTTCCTCCCGAAACGCAAGAATGGGAAGCTGTCCGTGACCGGCTCAGGAAGGCGAGTTCGCGCTAG
- the ruvX gene encoding Holliday junction resolvase RuvX, which yields MRIVGIDFGGARIGVAVGESGVGLVSPRKPLEASGTLKTDARHIVELAAQEEAGTVVVGLPLVEGEETKMSRVCRALGAEIAALGTTVAFCDESWTSHEAETAMFEVGLKGSERRKKSDGEAACRIVERYLEADVPKG from the coding sequence ATGAGGATCGTCGGCATCGACTTCGGAGGGGCCCGGATCGGCGTCGCCGTCGGTGAGTCGGGTGTCGGCCTCGTGTCACCCAGGAAACCTTTGGAGGCTTCCGGCACGTTGAAGACGGATGCGCGGCACATCGTCGAACTTGCGGCCCAAGAAGAGGCTGGGACGGTCGTCGTAGGTTTGCCTTTGGTCGAGGGCGAAGAGACCAAGATGTCCCGTGTCTGCCGGGCGCTCGGAGCGGAGATCGCGGCCCTAGGTACGACGGTCGCGTTCTGCGACGAGTCGTGGACGAGCCATGAGGCCGAGACGGCCATGTTCGAAGTAGGGTTGAAGGGTTCGGAACGGCGCAAGAAGAGCGACGGGGAAGCGGCGTGCCGGATCGTGGAACGGTATCTGGAGGCCGATGTCCCGAAGGGGTAA
- a CDS encoding YqeG family HAD IIIA-type phosphatase codes for MRHFRHGRFERHRIPSSLRGFCPTEALRALEDIDLEALWAAGKRLILLDVDNTLLPWRSRDIPASTHDWIRAAKTLGFQFCVLSNTRHPERLTALCSEMGVDYVRDKFKPSRKMYLIALERYGVPAEQAVMVGDQLLTDVLGANRAGIDAVWVKPLGPKEFVGTRVLSRNVERVIGKFLYRYFQATESNEPSEPTKTGFFGHNLVRQFGKFVIVGGTSTVIDFTVLFVLMFWIKPGGEELGTIVGRNLIAQYPHLFEGWITRTSDAAVPVFQPIASTIALLNSFAFNRMWTFRISGNEDKGLQFRRFLVVSLSAMFLNWVITTKLNSVVPGHPKVSLAVAKAVATVVVAFWNFFGQKLWAFKPRSESDQDGSLPQVPQGESGT; via the coding sequence TTGAGACATTTCCGACACGGACGATTCGAACGGCACCGTATCCCCTCGTCGCTTCGCGGCTTCTGTCCGACGGAGGCCCTGCGCGCGCTGGAGGACATCGACCTGGAAGCCCTTTGGGCCGCAGGCAAACGACTGATCCTTCTCGACGTCGACAACACCCTCTTGCCGTGGAGGAGCCGCGACATCCCGGCTTCGACTCACGACTGGATCCGGGCGGCCAAGACGCTCGGGTTCCAGTTCTGCGTCCTCAGCAACACTCGCCATCCGGAGCGGCTTACCGCCCTCTGTTCGGAGATGGGCGTGGACTATGTGCGGGACAAGTTCAAACCCAGCCGCAAGATGTACTTGATCGCGCTGGAACGCTATGGAGTGCCCGCCGAACAGGCGGTCATGGTCGGAGACCAACTGTTGACGGACGTGTTGGGCGCGAACCGGGCCGGGATCGACGCGGTCTGGGTCAAGCCGCTCGGGCCGAAGGAGTTCGTCGGCACGCGCGTCCTGTCGCGGAACGTCGAGCGGGTCATCGGGAAGTTCCTCTACCGATATTTCCAGGCGACGGAGTCGAACGAGCCGTCCGAGCCGACCAAGACCGGTTTCTTCGGCCATAACCTGGTCCGTCAATTCGGCAAGTTCGTGATCGTCGGGGGGACGTCGACGGTGATCGACTTCACAGTCCTGTTCGTCCTGATGTTCTGGATCAAACCGGGCGGTGAAGAGCTGGGGACCATCGTCGGAAGGAACCTGATCGCTCAGTACCCGCACTTGTTCGAGGGCTGGATCACCCGGACGTCCGACGCGGCCGTCCCGGTGTTCCAGCCCATCGCCTCGACCATCGCCCTTTTGAACAGCTTTGCGTTCAACCGGATGTGGACCTTCCGCATTTCCGGCAACGAGGACAAGGGCCTCCAGTTCCGCCGCTTCCTCGTCGTCTCGTTGTCGGCGATGTTCCTGAACTGGGTGATCACGACCAAACTGAACAGCGTCGTCCCCGGCCATCCTAAGGTCAGCCTCGCCGTCGCGAAGGCCGTCGCGACCGTCGTCGTCGCGTTCTGGAACTTCTTCGGTCAGAAGCTCTGGGCCTTCAAGCCCCGCAGCGAAAGCGATCAGGACGGCTCTCTCCCGCAGGTCCCTCAGGGCGAATCGGGAACGTAA
- a CDS encoding amidohydrolase family protein yields MTPRFEALGPDGFGTYGFDRTGFRFSDRLDGPADAYLIPGFVDVHIHGAFGTDIMSSSPDDVSRMVACLESIGYEALLPTTVTAPCGQVSRAVEALPDHRAVPGFHLEGPFISPLHPGAQPPADIVDPAQADQDWDAVLDDPRLKLITLAPERPGAEVLVRRLAAHGVTVSMGHTDATFEESVKGAGWGVRHATHTFNAMRPFHHREAGAVGFVLSDPDLTAELIYDGHHVSKEAAALLFKNKGVEKVVAVSDSTMAAGLSDGSALTMWGHDCRVSGGTVRLESNGALAGSASTLTDCFRNLWSDFGPETAIRAACLNPRLVAGLKGAPMVWTVLDRALDICDIWRQNPEGAAPDSVAAPPSGPPQGRPNP; encoded by the coding sequence ATGACGCCTAGGTTCGAGGCTTTGGGGCCGGACGGATTCGGGACGTACGGTTTCGACCGCACCGGCTTCCGCTTCTCGGATCGTCTTGACGGCCCTGCGGACGCCTACTTGATCCCGGGGTTCGTCGACGTCCACATCCACGGCGCCTTCGGGACCGACATCATGTCGTCCTCGCCGGACGACGTGTCACGGATGGTCGCTTGTCTCGAGTCGATCGGGTACGAAGCCCTCTTGCCGACGACGGTCACGGCGCCCTGTGGCCAGGTGTCGCGGGCCGTCGAGGCTCTTCCTGACCATCGCGCCGTGCCGGGCTTTCACCTTGAAGGGCCGTTCATCAGTCCGCTCCATCCAGGTGCGCAACCGCCGGCCGATATCGTCGACCCCGCTCAAGCGGACCAGGACTGGGACGCCGTCCTCGACGACCCTCGGCTCAAGCTGATCACGCTTGCACCGGAGCGGCCCGGGGCGGAGGTGCTCGTCCGACGGTTGGCCGCACATGGCGTCACGGTCAGCATGGGGCATACCGACGCGACCTTCGAAGAGTCGGTCAAGGGAGCCGGATGGGGCGTCCGACACGCGACCCACACGTTCAACGCGATGCGGCCGTTCCATCATCGGGAAGCAGGGGCCGTGGGGTTCGTCCTGAGCGATCCTGACCTGACGGCGGAGCTGATCTACGACGGCCACCACGTTTCGAAAGAGGCCGCCGCCTTGTTGTTCAAAAACAAGGGCGTGGAGAAGGTGGTGGCGGTGAGCGACTCGACGATGGCGGCGGGCCTGTCCGACGGCTCGGCCCTGACCATGTGGGGCCACGACTGCCGGGTCTCGGGCGGAACCGTCAGGTTAGAGTCGAACGGGGCGCTAGCGGGCAGCGCGAGCACGCTGACGGACTGCTTTCGGAACCTTTGGTCGGACTTCGGACCGGAAACGGCCATACGGGCGGCATGTCTCAACCCGAGGCTCGTCGCGGGCCTGAAAGGCGCCCCTATGGTCTGGACCGTCTTAGACCGGGCCCTGGACATTTGTGACATCTGGCGTCAGAATCCGGAGGGCGCGGCACCCGACTCCGTCGCGGCGCCACCGTCAGGCCCGCCGCAAGGTCGTCCAAACCCATGA
- a CDS encoding shikimate dehydrogenase: MDWYEWSETPEGEFAVIGDPVSHSLSPRMHSEAYAALGLSYRYRAVRVPVSEFEEAVDRLRSLGYWGLNVTVPLKETAYRSFPGGDPRQGAVNTINLRDDRATNTDAPGFMGTLRDLGVAPCKSLVLGAGGSARALVVALADAGFEVLLFNRTSARATALCEQVQVPVTVLENPDPAGCALIVNGTSAGLRKECPPVLWGRAEPGAVAYDLTYSGEETPFVRAAGEVGLRAVDGRRMLVDQGALSFEWWTGLPAPREAMLHAVL, translated from the coding sequence GTGGACTGGTACGAGTGGTCCGAGACGCCTGAAGGAGAGTTCGCCGTCATCGGCGATCCGGTCTCCCATTCGTTGTCGCCACGCATGCACTCCGAAGCCTATGCCGCGCTCGGGCTGTCCTACCGTTACCGGGCCGTCCGAGTCCCGGTGAGCGAGTTCGAAGAGGCCGTCGATAGGCTCCGGTCATTGGGGTACTGGGGATTGAACGTCACCGTCCCGTTGAAGGAAACGGCCTACCGCTCGTTTCCGGGCGGAGACCCCCGGCAAGGTGCGGTCAACACGATCAATCTGCGCGACGACCGGGCGACCAACACGGACGCTCCCGGCTTTATGGGGACCCTCCGCGACTTGGGCGTCGCCCCTTGCAAGAGCCTCGTGCTCGGCGCAGGAGGATCGGCTCGAGCGCTCGTCGTCGCCCTTGCGGACGCCGGATTCGAAGTCTTGCTGTTCAACCGTACGTCGGCCAGGGCCACGGCCTTGTGCGAACAGGTCCAAGTTCCGGTCACCGTCCTCGAGAACCCGGATCCGGCAGGGTGTGCCTTGATCGTCAACGGGACGTCTGCCGGTCTGAGGAAGGAGTGTCCGCCAGTCCTTTGGGGCCGGGCCGAGCCAGGGGCCGTCGCCTACGACCTGACGTATTCGGGGGAGGAGACTCCCTTCGTCCGTGCGGCCGGCGAGGTCGGTTTGAGGGCCGTTGACGGCCGCAGGATGCTTGTCGACCAGGGCGCCCTGTCCTTCGAGTGGTGGACGGGCCTGCCCGCCCCTCGAGAAGCTATGCTTCATGCCGTCCTTTGA
- a CDS encoding PQQ-binding-like beta-propeller repeat protein, which produces MIAWKHSAAAVIAASAVLQAHAEFDGPAPVAWRWAQPTSASPSGAPLVAGDVVYAAVGGRVYALERTTGNQVWRFPVAEPIEASFRTGATMSDGLIVAAADNRTVYGIDQATGNLKWQYVCPANISGAPVIQGGHVVVGMLPGSIVSLSAADGTPEWDKPIELGEGLYPNMAVVGDTVVLLTNAPAIHGFNVNAKKDRWSISTSQLSSSSIPAVSGDTVFINTGNYLTALRGSSGGKRWDVRFDEDLAFGPAASPSGVAVVSNNGNVFVLTASGNLVFRKGVALNSSPSASPAFIGSTVVVPTDNGSVNVINPKSGDVVFNYVVPPLFRGARTSATPAGGGNAGGDNRGGNNRGGGGGARGGGGGVVGGGGGGSQDSEEIKYVNVAGPASFSGDTMYVLARDGSLLAFDKSMGVDLTAPSVRMAWPNPGDQISGQAPLELVFLLEDAASGINSDSVKVKINEKEYAGTFTRDGYLSIKISALGSNAPLMDGRANIVVSAVDWLGNKVDAPFALSIDNTLRPIGGPPRRETTNKGNSGGGGPNRGGGGGSLGGG; this is translated from the coding sequence ATGATCGCTTGGAAGCACTCTGCCGCCGCTGTGATCGCGGCCTCCGCCGTTTTACAGGCACACGCCGAATTCGACGGCCCCGCCCCGGTCGCATGGCGCTGGGCGCAACCGACCTCGGCTTCCCCCTCGGGAGCCCCGCTCGTGGCCGGAGACGTCGTCTACGCGGCCGTCGGCGGACGCGTCTACGCCTTGGAACGCACGACGGGCAACCAGGTCTGGCGGTTCCCGGTGGCCGAGCCGATCGAAGCGAGCTTCAGGACCGGCGCCACAATGTCCGACGGACTCATCGTCGCGGCCGCCGACAACCGTACGGTCTATGGGATCGATCAGGCGACGGGCAACTTGAAGTGGCAGTACGTGTGCCCGGCCAACATCAGCGGTGCGCCTGTGATCCAAGGCGGCCACGTCGTCGTCGGCATGTTGCCGGGAAGCATCGTCTCTTTGAGCGCGGCGGACGGCACGCCCGAGTGGGACAAGCCGATCGAACTCGGCGAAGGCCTCTATCCGAACATGGCCGTCGTCGGCGACACGGTCGTCCTCTTGACGAACGCTCCGGCCATCCATGGGTTCAACGTCAACGCCAAGAAAGACCGTTGGTCCATTTCGACGTCACAGCTCAGTTCGTCTTCGATCCCCGCGGTTTCAGGCGACACCGTCTTCATCAATACCGGTAACTATCTGACGGCCCTCCGTGGAAGCTCGGGCGGCAAACGATGGGACGTCCGGTTCGACGAAGACCTGGCCTTCGGTCCGGCAGCCTCTCCTTCCGGCGTCGCCGTCGTTTCCAACAACGGCAACGTGTTCGTCCTGACCGCTTCCGGCAACTTGGTCTTCCGAAAGGGCGTGGCACTGAATTCGTCCCCGAGCGCGTCGCCCGCCTTTATCGGGAGCACGGTCGTCGTGCCGACCGACAACGGCTCGGTCAACGTTATCAATCCGAAGTCCGGAGACGTGGTCTTCAATTACGTCGTGCCTCCGCTCTTCCGTGGCGCCCGGACGTCTGCGACCCCGGCCGGAGGTGGTAACGCCGGCGGCGACAACAGGGGCGGCAACAACCGGGGCGGCGGCGGTGGAGCGCGTGGCGGCGGAGGCGGCGTCGTCGGTGGCGGCGGTGGCGGGTCTCAAGACAGCGAAGAGATCAAGTACGTCAACGTGGCCGGGCCGGCGTCGTTCAGCGGCGACACGATGTACGTTCTCGCCCGTGACGGGAGCCTCCTGGCGTTCGACAAATCCATGGGCGTCGACCTGACCGCACCGTCCGTCCGCATGGCTTGGCCGAACCCGGGCGACCAGATTTCTGGCCAGGCCCCACTCGAGCTCGTTTTCCTCTTGGAGGACGCCGCTTCCGGCATCAATTCGGACTCCGTCAAGGTCAAGATCAACGAGAAGGAGTACGCCGGGACGTTCACTCGTGACGGTTACCTATCGATCAAGATCTCGGCGCTCGGCTCCAACGCTCCGCTCATGGACGGAAGGGCCAACATCGTCGTCTCGGCGGTCGACTGGCTCGGCAACAAGGTCGACGCACCGTTCGCCTTGTCGATCGACAACACGCTCCGACCGATCGGAGGACCTCCCCGGCGCGAGACCACCAACAAGGGCAACTCAGGCGGAGGCGGCCCAAACCGCGGCGGCGGTGGCGGCAGCCTCGGCGGCGGCTAG
- a CDS encoding histidinol phosphate phosphatase, whose translation MTSRLEFAVETAREAGRSTMALFREGRSFGLKSDATPVTEADTGAERLVRQRIAERYPGEAVLGEEEGGEAGSEDRWVVDPIDGTKSFVAGVPLFGTLVAYEVDRRPVIGAAYFPALDETVWAEEGSGCFWNGERCRVKSESDWSRAVVCCGGLASLADQGVLDKLVGLSRRALAVRTWCDAYGHALVATGRADAMVDPKVSRWDVSAMSVIVKEAGGLFHDFKGNEEPGGSALSRTPAIDGPLREALGL comes from the coding sequence ATGACGTCCCGGCTCGAGTTCGCGGTCGAAACCGCCCGGGAAGCCGGGCGAAGTACGATGGCGTTGTTCCGTGAGGGACGCAGTTTTGGTCTGAAGTCCGATGCGACACCCGTCACCGAAGCGGACACGGGCGCCGAGCGCCTCGTCCGGCAAAGGATCGCCGAGCGGTATCCGGGAGAAGCCGTGCTCGGGGAGGAAGAAGGGGGCGAGGCTGGATCGGAGGACAGGTGGGTCGTCGACCCGATCGACGGGACGAAGTCGTTCGTCGCGGGCGTCCCGTTGTTCGGAACGCTGGTCGCGTACGAAGTCGATCGCCGTCCCGTCATAGGGGCGGCGTACTTTCCCGCCCTCGACGAGACCGTCTGGGCCGAAGAGGGGTCCGGGTGTTTCTGGAACGGCGAACGGTGTCGGGTCAAGTCCGAGTCGGACTGGTCGCGGGCTGTCGTGTGCTGCGGAGGTCTGGCGTCCTTGGCCGACCAGGGGGTCCTGGACAAGCTGGTCGGTCTGTCGCGTCGGGCGCTGGCCGTCCGGACCTGGTGCGACGCTTACGGGCACGCCCTCGTCGCAACGGGCCGGGCCGACGCCATGGTCGATCCCAAGGTCTCTCGTTGGGACGTCAGTGCCATGTCGGTCATCGTCAAGGAAGCCGGTGGCCTCTTCCACGACTTTAAGGGAAACGAGGAGCCGGGTGGATCGGCCCTGAGCCGGACGCCCGCCATCGACGGGCCGCTTCGGGAGGCACTCGGACTATGA
- a CDS encoding sigma-70 family RNA polymerase sigma factor codes for MLFKRADPARERFERLAEQAFSSVYGTALRLTRDREEASDLAQEALVRAYEAFDRFDGRNFKAWMLRILTNLYINKYRKRQREGTSGSLDEEQAMEPVAPADEAPDRLVFDEMLGSEIEEALAKVPDVFRMAVILSDLEGLSYDEIAAATEVPVGTVRSRIARGRAILRRELENFALERGYLKR; via the coding sequence ATGCTCTTCAAGCGGGCCGACCCCGCTCGGGAGCGCTTCGAGCGGTTGGCCGAGCAAGCCTTCTCCTCGGTCTACGGAACCGCCTTGCGGTTGACGCGCGACCGGGAAGAGGCGAGCGATCTCGCTCAGGAGGCGCTCGTCCGGGCCTATGAAGCCTTCGACCGTTTCGACGGTCGGAACTTCAAGGCGTGGATGTTGCGGATCCTGACGAACCTCTACATCAACAAATATCGGAAACGACAACGCGAAGGGACCAGCGGCTCGCTCGACGAAGAGCAAGCGATGGAGCCCGTCGCACCGGCGGACGAAGCACCGGACAGGCTGGTCTTCGACGAGATGCTGGGCTCGGAGATCGAAGAGGCGTTGGCCAAGGTTCCGGACGTGTTCCGGATGGCCGTCATCTTGTCCGATCTGGAGGGCCTCAGCTACGACGAGATCGCCGCCGCGACCGAAGTGCCTGTCGGAACGGTGAGGTCGAGGATCGCTCGGGGAAGGGCGATCTTACGGCGAGAGTTAGAGAACTTTGCTTTAGAACGAGGCTATTTGAAACGATGA